In Juglans regia cultivar Chandler chromosome 13, Walnut 2.0, whole genome shotgun sequence, the following proteins share a genomic window:
- the LOC108996590 gene encoding autophagy-related protein 13a-like, translated as MDLQGNSQPESGKLEQIVSQFLLKSLHIILDSRVPSRRPHGRSGDLSSASHVRKSDKWFNLVLGDRPAALDNLSFWHRNLMEPMIIDVILVHEGSKSMGGSVETVIERWVVQYENPRVVAAQTRESSALYKKAYKKSIILLRALYSQMRLLPAYKIFRQLSRSSQTYNFDIIYKVPSFGDPFSRVDEEMMEEHSFNHVEAFPGRLCISVAYHKTLTDFNLEPSTSLPPKIITDYVGSPNTDPLRFFPSLEKGVRAISFPLRAVRAPFPVPFQRPHSWTSGFHREAFSAQNQPVVGSPPAYRPSALPYDCPSPPTDIYSNRVPNYRMPIHQRTISYDGYQLSPPFSPSPSPSSPSYVSTGNHPMRTRVRPETAPVSIPLSMASRNSRYLSPNYSDPSRISLPPLSPRSRKTDPSSQESPCGTPSFRKIESLRSGEMQNHYAGQKMIRDSKDDSGRFSGLLSSSGSPRIGFSRSSSRLSFQDDLDDNIFSCPFDVDDVDTLDIQVSQNFDGKKASEFTSQSLPIVKKSQDAAVGVLVHMLRTAPPLRQDSCCYSSHSMKTELAGGVPTASGFFMPRKTADALEELRSFREMKDLLLSKSGTRVVSKDDV; from the exons aTGGATTTGCAGGGTAATTCTCAGCCTGAATCGGGAAAACTGGAACAAATCGTTTCCCAATTTCTATTAAAGAGCTTACACATTATTCTGGACTCGAGGGTTCCTTCTCGTCGTCCACATGGTCGTAGTGGGGACCTGTCATCGGCTTCTCATGTGAGAAAGAGTGACAAATGGTTCAACTTAGTATTAGGTGACCGTCCTGCAGCTCTGGATAACTTGAGTTTCTGGCACAGAAATCTGATGGAGCCAATGATAATCGATGTAATACTGGTTCATGAAGGTTCTAAATCAATGGGGGGATCTGTTGAGACAGTTATAGAGAGGTGGGTTGTTCAGTATGAAAATCCACGAGTTGTGGCTGCTCAAACTCGTGAAAGTTCTGCCTTATACAAGAAAGCATACAAGAAGTCAATAATACTTTTACGGGCTCTTTATTCACAAATGAGGCTTCTCCCAGCATATAAGATCTTCCGGCAGCTAAGTAGATCAAGTCAGACTTATAATTTTGACATCATTTACAAGGTGCCTTCATTTGGTGATCCATTCTCAAGGGTGGACGAGGAAATGATGGAGGAACACAGTTTCAATCATGTGGAGGCCTTCCCTGGCCGCCTTTGCATATCTGTGGCATACCATAAAACACTAACCGACTTTAACCTTGAGCCTTCAACCTCATTGCCACCAAAGATTATTACAGATTATGTTGGTAGCCCCAACACCGACCCTCTGAGGTTCTTTCCCTCTTTGGAGAAGGGTGTTCGTGCTATTTCCTTTCCATTGAGAGCAGTACGAGCTCCATTTCCTGTGCCATTTCAACGTCCACACAGCTGGACAAGTGGCTTCCACAGAGAAGCTTTTTCTGCACAAAATCAACCCGTTGTTGGATCTCCACCTGCATATCGCCCATCTGCTTTGCCATATGACTGCCCATCTCCACCTActgatatatatagtaatagagTTCCAAATTATAGAATGCCAATCCATCAAAGGACTATTAGTTATGATGGTTATCAGCTTTCACCTCCAttctctccatctccatctccgtCTTCTCCATCATATGTCTCCACTGGTAATCATCCTATGCGAACACGTGTACGTCCAGAAACTGCTCCTGTAAGTATACCACTTTCAATGGCAAGCAGGAATTCTAGATACCTTTCTCCCAATTATTCTGATCCAAGTAGAATTTCTCTCCCACCTTTATCTCCCAGAAGCAGAAAGACTGATCCTTCATCACAGGAGTCTCCTTGTGGAACTCCATCTTTTAGGAAAATAGAGTCTTTAAGGTCTGGAGAGATGCAGAATCATTATGCTGGCCAGAAG ATGATCAGAGATAGCAAAGATGATTCAGGGCGGTTCTCAGGATTGTTATCTTCAAGTGGCTCACCACGTATTGGATTTTCTAGAAGCTCCAGCAGATTATCTTTCCAGGATGACTtagatgataatattttttcatgtccTTTTGATGTTGATGATGTTGATACATTGGATATTCAAGTCAG TCAGAATTTTGATGGGAAAAAAGCTTCCGAGTTTACTTCACAGTCATTGCCAATTGTTAAAAAATCACAAGATGCTGCCGTTGGTGTCCTTGTTCACATGTTGAGGACTGCACCTCCTCTGCGCCAAGATTCATGTTGTTACTCATCCCACTCAATGAAGACTGAACTTGCGGGAGGAGTCCCTACAGCATCTGGATTCTTTATGCCTCGAAAGACTGCTGATGCACTTGAAGAGCTCAGGAGTTTCAGAGAAATGAAAGACCTACTTCTCTCCAAGAGTGGAACTCGGGTGGTCAGCAAAGACGACGTTTGA
- the LOC108996608 gene encoding uncharacterized metal-dependent hydrolase YabD yields MMKLFDAHCHLQDPRILSRAPHLIATAFDAGVVRFAVNGVSEKDWHLVKQMGEKYTSVIPCFGLHPWYVAERTPNWFNTLKECLESTPSAAVGEIGLDKGSRGKEIDFSDQIDVFRQQLELARELNKPVSVHCVRAFGDLLQIMKSIGSFPAGVILHSYLGSAELVPEFAKLGAYFSFSGYLMSLEARKAKKMLRAVPSERILLESDAPDALPKSELDSLFMVDGDPSIPEELQGQGGKFSSNDGSSSNFSYAVRDVSTLPKDTLNHPANIQNVLDYVASLVDMTKEELAEVSYKNAVLLFSYDGSKVLQEN; encoded by the exons ATGATGAAATTGTTCGATGCACACTGTCACCTTCAGGACCCAAGAATATTGAGTCGGGCACCACACCTGATCGCCACAGCGTTTGACGCTGGCGTTGTTCGCTTCGCCGTTAATGGAGTTTCCGAG AAAGACTGGCATTTGGTGAAGCAGATGGGTGAGAAATATACTAGTGTAATCCCATGCTTTGGCCTCCACCCCTG GTATGTTGCGGAGAGGACACCCAACTGGTTCAACACGTTAAAAGAGTGCCTTGAGAGTACTCCCTCTGCTGCTGTTGGAGAG ATTGGGTTGGACAAAGGTTCACGGGGAAAAGAGATTGATTTCTCGGATCAG attgatGTTTTCCGGCAACAACTTGAACTTGCAAGGGAGTTGAACAAACCAGTATCTGTCCATTGCGTTCGGGCATTTGGAGATCTTCTTCAGATAATGAA ATCCATAGGAAGTTTTCCTGCTGGCGTTATTCTTCATTCATACCTAGGATCAGCTGAATTGGTACCAGAATTTGCCAAGCTTGGTGCTTACTTTTCATTCTCTGGATATCTTATGTCCTTAGAAGCAAGgaaagcaaagaaaatgttaAGGGCG GTACCTTCTGAAAGGATTTTATTGGAGTCAGATGCACCTGATGCACTTCCAAAGTCTGAACTAGATTCACTGTTTATGGTTGACGGAGACCCCTCCATCCCTGAAGAGCTGCAAGGCCAAGGGGGGAAGTTTTCTTCAAATGATGGCAGTTCCAGTAATTTTTCTTATGCTGTAAGAGATGTGTCAACACTGCCAAAAGACACACTCAATCATCCAGCAAACATTCAGAAT GTACTCGATTACGTAGCATCCTTGGTTGATATGACCAAGGAAGAACTTGCAGAAGTTAGTTACAAGAATGCAGTACTCCTGTTCTCTTATGATGGTTCAAAAGTACTCCAGGAAAATTAA